The bacterium genome window below encodes:
- the lnt gene encoding apolipoprotein N-acyltransferase, with translation MILTLTLPLISALLLIEALPPNNLEYLAWIIYLPYFAAIYRKSFKRSAAVGIINGILVGAGLFYGVIPYYSLLFLPIIIYISLNMAVFSLGVSYLHRHVNECFHILIPPLLWTSLEYLRTIGPISFPASLALSQYQNLTLIQIAGITGPYGVSFLVMLVNAGLFKAALHLWSYFSKTAAHKRIPKHTFLQTAASIGLVLIIIGWGKQKISPGEESFLDVAIIQGSIPTWCYRIENWEESYARPAIEKYFQLTDQAIKKSPDIVVWPESSIRGWLLKRHRLKDRILKLAREGNCLFVLGTQTRDKSKKEYNSCLIISPQGKIVGQYDKTMLIPWAEREFAPGKKDTVIETRYGCLGTPICFESIYPSKSRQLIREGADMLFVLTNDANFKKTNLAYLHAMSAVFRAVENRSYVVRAAQTGISMIIDPYGRILKESDLYRPIVLEGKAGLRKETTFYSEYGDLFAYFCLFAAGSMLFISFRSSRVIASKIRSFRSTENR, from the coding sequence ATGATCCTTACTCTTACGCTGCCTCTTATTTCAGCTTTGCTATTGATAGAGGCTCTCCCACCAAACAATTTGGAATATCTGGCCTGGATAATCTATCTTCCTTATTTCGCGGCCATTTACAGGAAGAGTTTCAAAAGGAGTGCAGCAGTCGGCATAATTAATGGTATTCTGGTTGGAGCCGGACTCTTTTATGGAGTAATACCATATTACTCTCTACTCTTTCTTCCCATTATTATTTACATCTCACTGAATATGGCTGTCTTTAGCCTGGGAGTTTCTTATCTGCACCGGCATGTAAATGAATGCTTTCATATCTTAATTCCTCCTTTGCTCTGGACATCCCTGGAATATCTGAGAACCATCGGCCCCATCTCTTTTCCGGCCTCTTTGGCCCTTTCTCAATACCAGAACCTGACTCTGATTCAGATAGCCGGCATTACAGGCCCTTATGGGGTTTCTTTTCTTGTTATGCTTGTAAACGCCGGTCTTTTTAAAGCTGCACTTCATTTATGGAGTTATTTTAGTAAGACAGCAGCGCACAAGAGGATTCCAAAACATACATTCTTGCAGACAGCAGCAAGCATCGGATTGGTGTTAATTATTATCGGCTGGGGTAAACAAAAGATAAGTCCCGGAGAGGAGTCTTTTTTAGATGTGGCTATTATTCAGGGAAGCATCCCTACCTGGTGTTATCGAATCGAAAACTGGGAGGAAAGTTATGCCCGTCCGGCTATTGAGAAATATTTTCAGCTTACTGATCAGGCAATCAAGAAATCTCCGGATATAGTAGTCTGGCCGGAAAGCTCTATCAGGGGTTGGCTTTTAAAACGTCACCGGTTAAAAGACAGAATCTTAAAGTTAGCCAGAGAAGGGAATTGCTTATTTGTTCTTGGAACCCAAACAAGGGATAAATCTAAAAAGGAATACAACTCCTGTCTTATTATTTCACCCCAGGGAAAGATAGTGGGCCAATATGACAAAACTATGCTTATCCCCTGGGCAGAAAGAGAGTTTGCTCCAGGAAAAAAGGATACAGTAATTGAGACAAGATATGGTTGTTTAGGAACACCTATCTGCTTTGAATCGATTTATCCTTCAAAGTCAAGACAACTTATTAGAGAGGGAGCAGATATGCTGTTTGTTTTGACCAATGATGCTAATTTCAAGAAAACAAATTTAGCTTACCTCCATGCAATGTCCGCTGTCTTTAGAGCTGTGGAAAACCGGTCTTATGTAGTCAGAGCGGCCCAAACCGGCATCTCTATGATTATCGACCCTTACGGCCGGATATTGAAAGAGTCGGATCTTTACAGACCAATAGTGTTAGAAGGAAAAGCCGGGTTGAGAAAAGAAACAACTTTTTACTCTGAATATGGAGACCTTTTCGCTTACTTTTGTCTGTTTGCTGCCGGTTCAATGCTGTTTATCTCTTTTAGGTCCAGCAGGGTAATCGCATCAAAAATTCGATCATTCAGGAGCACTGAAAACCGCTGA